The Podospora bellae-mahoneyi strain CBS 112042 chromosome 7, whole genome shotgun sequence genome includes a window with the following:
- a CDS encoding hypothetical protein (EggNog:ENOG503P068; COG:C) — translation MPRASKLLPSLGHASSGAAGTVISTLLTYPLDLVNTRLKVQRQLRLDDSLSEDECYRSVFDAFVKIYDTEGGIPAFFSGLSADVLKSAADSFLFFLFYTWFRARRLVGRHPDLQYLRVVEELAVGAAAGACAKLFTTPVSNVVTRRQTASLLDRSPSSSPTRKQQTQKGFWEVLREIQAEKGGVLGLWAGYSASLVLTLNPSLTFFLQAILKRVLVDRKKWDDPGSGVTFLLAAMSKVGATAVTYPFQIGKARLQMGRKSSEGEGEKEKRGGIFNTVARIRREEGVRALYDGIGGELLKGFFNHGTTMLTKDVVHGVIIKLYYIVAGFLVQWPALKRILVGRMRKRNEKGGWQLVGRGVLADLVKGGRIGASMMR, via the exons ATGCCACGAGCAtccaaactcctcccctccctagGCCACGCCTCCTCCGGCGCGGCCGGCACAGTaatctccaccctcctcacctaTCCCCTCGACCTAGTCAACACCCGCCTCAAAGTCCAGCGCCAGCTCCGCCTCGACGACTCCCTCTCCGAAGATGAGTGTTACCGCTCCGTCTTTGACGCCTTTGTCAAGATCTACGACACCGAGGGCGGGATCCCGGCATTCTTTTCCGGTTTGAGCGCCGATGTTCTCAAATCAGCGGCGGATTCAtttctgttctttttgttttatACC TGGTTCCGCGCGCGACGCCTCGTAGGCCGACATCCGGATCTGCAATATCTAAGAGTtgtcgaggagctggcggtggGAGCTGCAGCGGGGGCTTGCGCAAAGTTGTTCACCACCCCGGTGAGCAACGTTGTCACACGGAGGCAGACGGCGTCGTTGCTGGATAGGTCGCCGTCTTCCTCACCTACACGGAAACAACAAACGCAAAAAGGGTTTTGGGAGGTGCTGAGGGAGATtcaggctgagaaggggggtgttcTTGGACTTTGGGCTGGATATTCAGCATCTTTGGTCTTGACGCTCAACCCAAGCTTGACATTCTTCTTGCAGGCGATACtgaagagggtgttggttgaCAGAAAGAAGTGGGACGATCCGGGGAGCGGGGTCACCTTTTTGCTGGCGGCGATGAGCAAAGTTGGCGCTACTGCTGTTACCTACCCGTTTCAGATTGGAAAGGCGAGGCTGCAGATGGGGCGTAAGAGTagtgagggtgagggtgaaaaggagaagaggggtggGATCTTTAATACTGTGGCGAGGATAcgaagggaggagggggtcaGGGCGTTGTATGATGGGATTGGAGGCGAGTTGTTGAAGGGTTTCTTTAACCACGGGACGACAATGCTGACAAAGGATGTGGTGCATGGGGTTATTATTAAGCTGTATTACATCGTGGCTGGGTTCTTGGTGCAATGGCCTGCTTTGAAGAGGATattggtggggaggatgaggaagagaaatGAGAAAGGGGGCTGGCAActggttgggaggggagtgcTGGCGGATCTGGTAAAAGGCGGGAGGATTGGGGCATCAATGATGAGGTGA
- a CDS encoding hypothetical protein (COG:A; EggNog:ENOG503NYKN), whose amino-acid sequence MAHSKRNTTRPIFTSHERTMARAAWGDSTARLGRDSFLPFASCWLCLEPAIDPVACTNGDLFCRECALSNILAQKKEIKRNEKAREQEDKEALEEQARADAEAEARAIREFELTQAGLSLKPAARADGRKSSTSTSTPIGKPPPEATPSESNGTPDPTAKTGEKRKFALDEDELARIASEERAKARKAIDSEKAAKPTLPSFWSPFVTPSSNKNNTLHEVKRKTKTQPTCPSSSQDNPHYYSLHTLVTIHFTEETDSSTKKTTRICPACKKGLTNSSKATLAKPCGHVLCKSCVDQFMKPSSSKSSEPVLCYVCEANLTEFKPSKKEKEGKEKEKVRPGLVELRREGTGFSAGGANTVKKDTVTFTV is encoded by the exons ATGGCACACA GCAAAAGAAACACCACCCGCCCAATCTTCACCTCCCACGAGCGGACCATGGCTCGCGCGGCCTGGGGTGATTCCACCGCCCGTCTCGGCCGCGACTCCTTCCTCCCGTTTGCCTCCTGCTGGCTATGTCTGGAGCCCGCCATCGATCCTGTCGCATGCACCAACGGCGACTTATTCTGCCGCGAATGCGCCCTGAGCAACATCCTCgcccaaaagaaagaaatcaAACGCAATGAAAAGGCCCGTGAACAGGAAGACAAGGAGGCTCTGGAGGAGCAGGCGCGTGCCGatgccgaggccgaggcgaggGCAATTCGGGAGTTTGAGTTGACACAGGCCGGGCTGAGTCTCAAGCCTGCTGCTCGAGCCGATGGGAGGAAGTCGTCGacgtcaacatcaacaccaattGGAAAACCGCCACCTGAGGCAACACCATCGGAATCAAACGGGACACCTGATCCTACTGCGAAAACGGGCGAGAAACGCAAGTTTGCccttgacgaggacgaaTTAGCACGTATTGCATCCGAGGAAAGAGCCAAGGCAAGAAAGGCGATTGACAGTGAAAAG GCCGCAAAACCAACACTGCCCTCCTTCTGGTCCCCATTCGTaacgccctcctccaacaaaaacaacaccctccacGAAGTCAAGAGGAAgaccaaaacccaaccaacTTGTCCCTCGAGCTCACAAGACAACCCCCACTATTACTCCCTTCACACTCTCGTAACAATCCACTTCACCGAAGAAACCGattcctccaccaaaaagacaacaagaaTATGTCCTGCCTGTAAAAAGGGCCTGACCAACTCATCCAAAGCCACTCTAGCAAAGCCATGCGGCCACGTCCTTTGCAAGAGCTGCGTCGACCAGTTCATGaagccttcctcctccaagtcaTCAGAACCGGTCTTGTGTTATGTCTGTGAAGCTAACCTGACAGAGTTCAAACCCAgcaagaaagagaaggagggcaaagagaaagaaaaagtacGTCCCGGCCTCGTCGAGCTACGCAGAGAAGGTACTGGCTTTTCTGCGGGAGGAGCCAACACGGTCAAAAAGGACACTGTAACTTTTACCGTGTAG
- the TAZ1 gene encoding Lyso-phosphatidylcholine acyltransferase (COG:I; EggNog:ENOG503NYB3), which translates to MSEQQSQELREMSPSRPPAQMPSLSMRVKSSMIMGITGLISRCFLHGFNTVETHGLAQFRELLDSRADPEKRERGLLTGIFSPSFILCCINIFLYFSNHVSVLDDPMVWGLLPLSYAFNPNNLRWTLGAHDICFKNQLFSSFFTHGQVLPCHRSKHSPHGGLFQPCMTQAIRLLSHPSPSPPASPYYTTTGTDSILSPLTHPQHRRYSWVHVFPEGLVHQHPDVDLRYFKWGVARLILESEPSPDIVPMFIDGTQKCMAEDRGFPKFLPRVGKTVRVTFGGVLDYEATFGDLKARWDELVRRETKKGNTTKTVGWLWKTAVIEQTDDGDGDGQRQVGELTSEELRNGREAREIRIEVARRMREEILRLRSERGVYKESEESFGRAETWRVDKGEEGKKYRSRVDGSQINQD; encoded by the exons ATGTCAGAACAACAATCCCAAGAACTCCGCGAAATGTCGCCGTCGCGGCCGCCGGCACAGATGCCGAGCCTGTCGATGCGCGTAAAGTCGTCGATGATTATGGGGATCACGGGTCTGATCTCGCGCTGCTTCCTGCACGGGTTCAACACGGTAGAGACGCACGGGCTGGCTCAGTTCAGGGAGCTGTTGGACAGCCGGGCTGATccggagaagagggagaggggattGTTAACTGGTATTTTCTCACCCAGTTTTATCCTCTGCtgtattaatatatttttatact TTTCCAACCATGTCAGCGT TCTTGACGACCCCATGGTATGGGGTTTGCTGCCTCTTTCATACGCCTTCAACCCTAACAACCTCCGTTGGACATTAGGGGCACATGACATCTGCTTCAAGAACCA actcttctcctccttcttcacccacgGCCAAGTCCTCCCCTGCCACCGATCCAAACACTCCCCCCACGGCGGCCTCTTCCAACCCTGCATGACGCAAgccatccgcctcctctcccacccgtccccctcccctcccgcatCACCCtactacaccaccaccggcaccgacTCGATCCTCTCCCCGCTAAcgcacccccaacaccgccgGTACAGCTGGGTGCACGTCTTCCCCGAGGGGCTGGTCCATCAACACCCCGATGTTGATTTGCGGTACTTCAAGTGGGGCGTCGCGAGGCTCATCTTGGAGTCTGAGCCAAGCCCGGATATTGTCCCCATGTTTATCGACGGAACGCAAAAGTGCATGGCGGAGGACAGGGGGTTTCCAAAGTTTTTGCCGAGGGTGGGCAAGACGGTGAGGGTTACTTTTGGGGGGGTGCTGGACTATGAGGCGACGTTTGGGGACTTGAAGGCGAGGTGGGATGAGCTTGTCAGGAGGGAGACTAAGAAGGGGAATACGACGAAAAcggtggggtggttgtggaaGACAGCTGTGATTGAACAGacagatgatggggatggggatgggcaACGACAGGTGGGCGAGTTGACGAGTGAGGAGTTACGCAACGGCAgagaggcgagggagatcaGAATTGAGGttgcgaggaggatgagggaggagattttgCGGTTGAGGAGCGAGAGGGGGGTTTACAaggagagcgaggagagTTTTGGAAGGGCGGAGACGTGGAGGGTGGataagggggaggaggggaagaagtaTAGGAGCCGGGTTGATGGGAGTCAGATTAATCAGGATTAG
- a CDS encoding hypothetical protein (EggNog:ENOG503P89Z) has protein sequence MVYCGKASQGCQNCRTRRIKCDKVRPQCAQCIRVGKPCPGYRDQLSLMFRDESSKVIKRAHQQWGVPDTSEQGEGSGSSPTPSTSSSSSATSPTSTLTASPISIRRRLAASQSPQSASSAITFKREALELGYRVPTEISINAVDRAIQFYIEHYVIGLPDEPKVGQELQGRPWVHSAITREIMAAVGLASLSNINGDKKLSTLSKQHYGRALHNISSSIMARHVPELDLDVILRAVVMMAMYEVVRGRDEKPAPGARTHIMGGAAILTSFLPFHQSQSEGLRGLLQLCFSMIASTQGAFQYTSPEPNNMIPSRPEPQTGEGGLPPPFQQWLSMGANMATPKEIPSTELILPVVELVKLSGYVRSQHFIDGQQATTDMIGTALALDAQFGAWEDRQDGPWTVIEEQVSDNFFPPDAVFEGRYHIYTDMYFARIWNHYRWARIMLSQLLIESVQRFPSSSSSLISDKKIQQIQDCLVRLVRDTLISIPTHYRHPNLQPEHLEHFDKTQGGAVIGIAGIPTLLFEIKVAGVAPGIPRHYRTWAMGILETIWAKMGMYQSKVLSGMLAKTIESEGSPERGSPVWIKEEGYP, from the exons ATGGTTTACTGTGGAAAGGCATCACAGGGCTGCCAGAACTGTCGAACGAGACGCATCAAG TGCGACAAAGTCCGCCCTCAGTGTGCGCAATGCATCCGGGTGGGTAAGCCGTGTCCCGGGTACCGAGACCAGCTCTCGTTGATGTTCCGGGATGAGAGTAGCAAAGTTATAAAAAGAGCACACCAACAGTGGGGTGTGCCGGATACATCCGAACAGGGAGAAGGATCAGGATCTTCGCCAACgccatcaacatcttcatcttcctcggccaCCTCGCCAACGTCGACATTAACAGCATCTCCAATTAGTATACGACGTCGGCTGGCAGCCTCCCAATCACCACAATCGGCATCATCGGCGATCACCTTCAAACGAGAAGCCCTCGAACTGGGGTACAGAGTGCCCACGGAGATATCCATCAATGCCGTCGACAGGGCTATTCAGTTTTACATTGAGCATTATGTGATTGGACTTCCAGATGAGCCAAAGGTCGGGCAGGAGCTTCAAGGAAGGCCATGGGTCCACTCAGCAATAACGCGAGAAATCATGGCAGCCGTTGGGCTGGCCAGCTTGTCCAACATTAACGGCGACAAGAAATTGAGTACGTTATCGAAACAACACTATGGGCGTGCGTTGCACAATATTTCGTCCTCCATCATGGCCAGGCATGTTCCGGAACTTGACCTCGATGTCATTCTCCGAGCTGTAGTCATGATGGCCATGTACGAG GTTGTTCGCGGAAGAGACGAGAAGCCAGCCCCTGGAGCGCGAACTCATATCATGGGCGGTGCTGCCATTCTAACAAGCTTTTTGCCCTTTCACCAATCGCAATCTGAAGGTCTCCGCGGGCTCCTCCAGCTGTGCTTTTCCATGATAGCGTCGACCCAGGGCGCCTTCCAGTACACGTCACCAGAACCAAACAACATGATCCCCTCCCGACCAGAGCCACAAACCGGCGAAGGAGGCCTACCCCCACCATTCCAACAATGGCTTTCCATGGGCGCCAACATGGCCACACCAAAGGAGATACCATCGACCGAACTTATCCTCCCTGTAGTAGAGTTGGTCAAGCTATCAGGCTATGTACGAAGCCAACACTTTATCGACGGACAGCAAGCCACCACCGACATGATCGGCACAGCTCTTGCTCTAGACGCGCAGTTTGGCGCCTGGGAGGATCGCCAGGACGGACCATGGACCGTCATCGAAGAGCAAGTCAGCGACAACTTCTTCCCACCAGATGCGGTCTTTGAGGGCCGTTATCACATCTACACCGACATGTACTTTGCCCGGATATGGAATCATTACCGCTGGGCGAGAATTATGCTCAGCCAGCTCCTCATCGAAAGCGTCCAGCGCTTCCCGAGCAGCAGCTCGTCTCTTATATCCGACAAGAAAATACAGCAAATACAAGACTGCCTTGTCCGTCTTGTGAGGGATACActcatctccatcccaaCACACTACCGGCATCCAAACCTCCAACCTGAACACCTCGAACACTTTGACAAAACGCAAGGCGGCGCAGTGATTGGTATTGCAGGAATACCGACGTTATTATTTGAGATCAAAGTCGCGGGAGTGGCGCCGGGGATACCGAGGCATTACCGAACGTGGGCGATGGGGATACTGGAGACGATATGGGCCAAGATGGGGATGTACCAGTCGAAGGTGTTGTCGGGTATGCTGGCCAAGACTATTGAGTCGGAGGGGTCACCAGAAAGGGGGTCGCCTGTTTggatcaaggaggagggatatCCGTGA
- a CDS encoding hypothetical protein (COG:A; EggNog:ENOG503NXYT), whose protein sequence is MSTNGNANHHEQYAATGPTTTESTPQIENSQSDLPKDEIGWYFVEQYYTTLSKNPNKLHLFYGKKSQFVAGAEAEVTTVCVNRPNIQERIKQLDFEDSKVRISNVDSQGSAENILIQVIGEISSKGAEPRKFVQSFVLAKQPSGYFVLNDILRYIVDEPVEETEAAAEAPVEAAAATEAAPAVEAEAEPAAEPEVPVEEPDPAPTPAAPATAAPVAASAPAEPPKPQQPPKPMTWASRLAASAAAAAPKPVIPKVATPPAAAQARAPVPAQAPTTAPQSTEAAPAAPKDQGSEWQTAETKRQSRAQPAATATQTEKEGTLAYIKFVTDKVKEADLKATLEAFGEVVYFDINRTKNCAFVEFKTPAGYNAAAAANPHTVNGENIVVEPRRPKSNAYGGAGYPARGGATGGRGSRGGYESQRSGSQGGGRGGFTGQGRGGRGGAPRGRGASQANA, encoded by the exons ATGTCGACAAACGGTAATGCTAATCACCACGAGCAATACGCTGCTACCggcccaaccaccacagagTCGACTCCCCAGATCGAGAACTCGCAGAGCGACCTCCCCAAGGATGAGATCGGCTGGTACTTTGTTGAGCAATACTACACAACCCTGAGCAAGAACCCCAACAAGCTTCAC CTTTTCTACGGCAAAAAGTCTCAGTTCGTCGCCGGTGCCGAGGCTGAGGTCACCACTGTCTGCGTCAACAGACCT AACATCCAAGAGCGCATCAAGCAGTTGGACTTTGAGGATTCCAAGGTCCGCATCTCCAACGTCGACTCCCAAGGGTCTGCCGagaacatcctcatccaggtCATTGGTGAGATCTCCAGCAAGGGTGCCGAGCCCCGCAAGTTCGTCCAGTCCTTCGTCCTTGCCAAGCAGCCCTCGGGTTACTTTGTCCTCAATGACATCCTGAGATATATCGTCGATGAGCCCGTTGAGGAGACTGAGGCCGCCGCTGAGGCTCCAGTAgaggccgctgctgccaccgaGGCTGCCCCAgccgtcgaggccgaggccgagccCGCCGCCGAGCCTGAGGTTCCTGTCGAGGAGCCT GATCCCGCGCCGACCCCCGCGGCTcctgccactgctgctccTGTTGCCGCTTCCGCGCCTGCGGAGCCCCCCAagccccagcaaccccccaagcccatGACCTGGGCTAGTCGCCtggctgcttctgctgctgccgcggcTCCCAAGCCTGTCATTCCCAAGGTTGCgactcctcctgctgctgctcaggcGCGTGCTCCTGTTCCTGCTCAGGCCCCTACTACCGCTCCTCAGTCCACAGAGGCCGCCCCTGCCGCCCCCAAGGATCAGGGTAGCGAGTGGCAGACCGCTGAGACCAAGCGTCAGAGCCGCGCTCAGCCTGCCGCTACCGCTACTCAgaccgagaaggagggaacCCTTGCCTATATCAAATTTGTTACTGATaaggtgaaggaggccgaTCTCAAGGCCACCTTGGAGGCTTTCGGTGAGGTCGTGTACTTCGACATCAACCGTACCAAG AACTGCGCCTTCGTCGAGTTCAAGACCCCGGCCGGTTACaatgctgctgccgctgccaacCCCCACACCGTGAACGGTGAGAACATCGTCGTTGAGCCCCGTCGTCCCAAGTCGAACGCTTATGGCGGAGCCGGCTACCCCGCTCGTGGTGGTGCCACCGGTGGCCGTGGTAGCCGCGGCGGGTACGAGTCTCAGCGCAGCGGCAGCCAAGGcggcggccgtggtggcTTCACTGGACAGGGCCGTGGTGGTCGCGGCGGTGCCCCTCGCGGACGCGGCGCTTCCCAGGCCAACGCCTAG